In the genome of Drosophila pseudoobscura strain MV-25-SWS-2005 chromosome 3, UCI_Dpse_MV25, whole genome shotgun sequence, one region contains:
- the twi gene encoding protein twist: MMSTRSVSPKVLLDISYKPTLPNIMELQHNVIKLIQVEQQAYVHSSHYIHQSPVHQHQQQQHQQQQNPQYAPLPSEYAAYGITELEDTDYNIPSNEILSTSSSTHSNHSAQSASLELNNNHTASNSNGSSNNQNVFDQQSVAGSGSSWNEHGKRARSSSDYDCQSGGTLAMQPDHKKLLHQQQHQQQQQHQQQQQQQIYVDYLPTTVDEVASAQTCAGPQSTCTSPHSHFEFPDEELSEHKAQVFLPLYTNQHQPQQQATHQQQQQQPQNPQLHFQNSYRQSFDGYEPANSLNGSAYSSSDRDDMEYVRHTALSSVSDLAAGGGVNGGGMSPACLADDGSSGSLLDGVDGAGKAFRKPRRRLKRKPSKTEETDEFSNQRVMANVRERQRTQSLNDAFKSLQQIIPTLPSDKLSKIQTLKLATRYIDFLCRMLSSSDISLLKALEAQVSPMGSSSPYGAASTLLSAAANGADADLKCLRKANGAPIIPPEKLSYLFGVWRMEGDVQHQKA; the protein is encoded by the exons ATGATGAGCACTCGCTCCGTGTCGCCCAAAGTGCTGCTGGACATTAGCTACAAGCCCACGCTGCCGAACATCATGGAGCTGCAGCACAATGTGATCAAACTGATCCAAGTGGAGCAGCAGGCCTATGTGCACTCTAGCCACTACATCCACCAATCCCCCgtgcaccagcaccagcagcagcagcatcagcagcaacagaatcCCCAGTACGCGCCTTTGCCCTCGGAGTACGCGGCCTATGGCATTACGGAGCTGGAGGACACCGACTACAATATACCAAGCAACGAGATCctgagcaccagcagcagcacgcaCAGCAACCACAGTGCCCAAAGCGCCAGCCTGGAGCTGAACAACAACCACAcggccagcaacagcaacggcagcagcaacaatcagAACGTATTCGATCAGCAGTCGGTGGCTGGATCGGGTTCCTCCTGGAACGAGCACGGAAAGCgggccaggagcagcagcgactATGACTGCCAGTCCGGGGGAACTCTGGCAATGCAGCCGGACCACAAGAAGCtgctccaccagcagcagcaccaacagcagcagcaacatcagcagcagcagcagcaacagatcTATGTGGATTATCTTCCCACAACCGTGGATGAGGTGGCCTCGGCCCAGACCTGTGCGGGGCCGCAAAGCACCTGCACCTCGCCCCACTCACACTTCGAGTTCCCCGACGAGGAGCTGTCGGAGCACAAGGCCCAGGTCTTCCTGCCCCTCTACACGAATCAGCatcagccacagcagcaggcgacacaccaacagcagcagcagcagccacagaaccCACAGCTCCACTTCCAGAACAGCTACCGGCAGAGCTTTGATGGCTACGAGCCGGCCAATTCCCTGAACGGCAGCGCCTACTCAAGCTCGGATCGGGACGACATGGAGTACGTCAGGCACACGGCCCTCAGTTCGGTCAGCGATCTGGCCGCTGGAGGAGGAGTCAACGGCGGCGGCATGTCACCCGCCTGCCTGGCGGATGACGGCAGCTCGGGCAGCCTTTTGGATGGCGTCGATGGGGCCGGCAAGGCCTTCCGCAAGCCCAGGAGACGCCTGAAGCGGAAGCCGAGCAAAACCGAGGAGACGGATGAGTTCAGCAACCAGCGGGTGATGGCCAATGTAAGGGAGCGCCAGCGCACCCAGAGCCTCAACGATGCCTTTAAGTCGCTGCAGCAGATTATACCAACGCTGCCCAGCGATAAGCTAAGCAAGATACAGACGCTGAAGCTGGCCACAAG ATACATCGATTTCCTCTGTCGCATGCTCAGCTCCAGCGACATCTCACTGCTGAAGGCCTTGGAGGCCCAGGTCTCGCCCATGGGCTCCTCCTCCCCATACGGGGCAGCCAGCACGCTGTTGAGCGCCGCGGCCAATGGGGCCGATGCCGATCTCAAGTGCCTGCGGAAGGCAAACGGAGCGCCCATCATCCCACCCGAGAAGCTGAGTTATCTTTTTGGGGTGTGGCGCATGGAGGGCGATGTGCAGCACCAGAAGGCATAG